The candidate division WOR-3 bacterium genome includes a region encoding these proteins:
- a CDS encoding response regulator, with product MINRKMKLLWIDDEVDFLRPYVYFLQEKGYEVETASNGPDGIQLVKQRNFDLVLLDEMMVGMDGLTVLQTIKEIDPNILVAMVTKCQEEEIMNQAFAQLVDDFIVKPFTPVQILAALKRLVEKKTIIADHIKRDFTKIFLSRSQINTFEDWVNHYKNIIRWQNLINRFGDEVLQQSFHDEKRESNRQFVDYIVENYRSWLIEQNKGPILSHQFLRHFVLPKLREKTVFLFIFDSMRLEQWLACVPFIKEFFDIKEEYYCSLLPSATPYARNAIFAGMLPLEIYRRCKSDWVFDDTAQNRFEPVLLQKFLQSYAYNNKVLYLKTSSNEDIENSQESLLQLQPIKDNNGYYPLATVIINFLDLLIHSTKSARLIEELITDDQSLLNITRVWFASSSILSLLKKLKSRNCHIIITSDHGFIKVERPTIITGGREISANLRYKYGGALKVDPKTAIILNQPEEYMLPAEHLGIRFVIAKSDYYFIYGTKPKEYEKTYKHSYQHGGVSMEEMILPVAFLSSK from the coding sequence ATGATAAATCGCAAAATGAAACTATTATGGATTGATGATGAGGTGGATTTTTTAAGACCTTATGTTTACTTCCTACAAGAAAAAGGCTATGAAGTTGAAACTGCCAGCAATGGTCCTGATGGTATCCAACTTGTAAAGCAACGGAATTTTGATTTGGTTCTATTAGATGAAATGATGGTCGGGATGGATGGTTTGACAGTACTTCAAACTATTAAAGAAATCGACCCTAACATTTTAGTGGCAATGGTTACTAAATGTCAAGAAGAAGAGATTATGAATCAAGCATTTGCTCAACTAGTCGATGATTTTATTGTAAAACCATTTACGCCAGTTCAAATTTTAGCCGCGCTTAAAAGACTTGTAGAGAAAAAGACCATAATTGCCGACCATATTAAGCGCGATTTTACCAAAATTTTTCTTTCTCGTTCGCAAATCAACACTTTTGAAGATTGGGTTAACCATTATAAAAATATTATCCGCTGGCAGAATTTAATTAATCGATTCGGTGATGAAGTCCTTCAACAGAGTTTTCATGACGAAAAACGCGAGAGCAATCGACAATTTGTTGATTATATTGTGGAAAACTATCGGTCTTGGCTAATTGAGCAAAATAAAGGACCGATATTATCGCATCAATTTTTAAGACATTTTGTCTTGCCGAAACTTCGAGAAAAAACTGTATTTCTTTTTATTTTTGACTCAATGCGGTTAGAACAATGGTTAGCCTGCGTTCCATTTATAAAAGAATTCTTTGATATTAAAGAAGAGTATTATTGTTCTTTACTGCCGTCTGCTACCCCCTATGCTCGAAATGCAATATTTGCTGGAATGTTGCCCTTAGAGATTTATCGCCGATGTAAAAGTGATTGGGTATTTGATGACACTGCGCAAAATCGTTTCGAACCAGTACTACTTCAAAAGTTTCTTCAATCTTATGCCTATAATAATAAAGTGTTATACTTAAAAACCAGCAGTAACGAAGATATTGAAAACAGTCAAGAAAGTCTGCTTCAACTGCAACCAATAAAAGATAATAATGGGTATTATCCATTAGCAACTGTGATAATAAATTTTTTAGACCTTCTGATTCATTCCACAAAAAGTGCCCGACTGATTGAAGAACTAATAACAGATGACCAAAGTCTTCTGAATATTACTCGTGTCTGGTTTGCGAGTTCATCGATACTATCATTACTCAAAAAGTTGAAGAGTCGTAATTGTCACATTATTATTACTTCGGACCATGGCTTTATTAAGGTTGAACGGCCAACAATCATTACCGGCGGAAGAGAAATTTCCGCTAACCTTCGATATAAATACGGTGGGGCGTTAAAAGTCGACCCCAAAACTGCTATCATTCTTAATCAACCGGAAGAATATATGTTACCAGCAGAACATTTGGGAATTAGATTTGTTATTGCCAAATCTGATTACTATTTTATCTACGGCACAAAGCCAAAAGAATATGAGAAAACCTACAAACATAGTTATCAACATGGTGGTGTATCAATGGAAGAGATGATTTTACCGGTTGCTTTTCTAAGTTCAAAATGA
- the mscL gene encoding large conductance mechanosensitive channel protein MscL, with translation MFKEFKEFAMRGNVIDMAIGIIIGVAFGKIVTSLVNDIIMPPIGLLLGRIDFSNLFINISGKHYATLAEAKSAGAATINYGVFINTIIDFLIVAFIIFLIIRQINRLKPKPIPAEPTTKECPYCCSTIPIKATRCPHCTSELK, from the coding sequence ATGTTTAAGGAATTCAAAGAATTTGCGATGCGAGGCAATGTTATTGATATGGCAATTGGAATCATTATCGGCGTTGCTTTCGGCAAAATAGTCACATCTCTTGTCAATGATATTATTATGCCGCCGATTGGTTTACTGCTTGGTCGCATTGACTTCTCTAATCTATTCATTAATATCTCAGGAAAACATTACGCAACACTTGCTGAAGCTAAGTCCGCTGGTGCCGCAACAATAAATTACGGAGTGTTCATTAACACAATTATCGATTTTTTAATTGTTGCATTTATCATATTTCTGATAATTCGTCAAATCAATCGCTTAAAACCTAAACCTATCCCAGCCGAACCGACAACAAAAGAATGTCCTTATTGTTGTTCTACAATACCGATTAAAGCCACTCGCTGTCCACACTGCACTTCAGAACTAAAATGA
- a CDS encoding formate--tetrahydrofolate ligase gives MKTDIEIAQSAKLIPIEVLADKMGINESFVLPCGRYKAKISLQFYEKIKSNPDGKLILVTAITPTAFGEGKTTVAIGLSMAFNQLGKKSIVTLREPSLGPVFGIKGGAAGGGYAQVLPMEDINLHFTGDIHAVGSAHNLLCAVLDNHIHFGNKLQIDEREIVFKRTMDMNDRSLRNIVVGLGGKTNGPAREDGFIITAASEIMAILGLSSSLSELKQRLCRILVAFDINNNPVTAGNLGVCGSMAVLLKDALKPNLVQTIEHTPAFIHTGPFANIAHGTSSVIATKMALKLAEYVVIEAGFGSDLGAEKFIDIVSRVAGFKVDVAVIVATIRALKLHGGANEKDLKSGTIEHLQKGFSNLAKHIENVRKLGMSSVVALNIFSGDTKDEIENVKAFCAQNKVPCVEVYSFHTGGKGAIELAETIIKTVEQNPSNPQPIYELEDSIETKIEKVATEIYGANRVVYTPKAEKDIARIIKLGYEKLPICIAKTNRSLSDDPTLYGRPENFKITITDINISAGAGFLVPLAGDITLMPGLAKTPNAMKIDIDENGRIVGLS, from the coding sequence ATGAAGACTGACATTGAGATTGCTCAGAGTGCAAAACTAATCCCCATTGAAGTTCTTGCAGACAAGATGGGTATTAATGAAAGTTTTGTGCTTCCTTGTGGTAGATATAAAGCTAAAATCTCACTTCAGTTCTATGAAAAAATTAAATCCAATCCTGATGGTAAATTGATTCTGGTTACAGCAATCACACCAACTGCTTTTGGTGAAGGTAAGACCACAGTCGCTATTGGTTTAAGTATGGCATTTAATCAACTCGGCAAAAAATCAATTGTTACCCTACGCGAACCTTCTTTAGGTCCAGTATTCGGGATAAAAGGCGGTGCGGCTGGTGGTGGCTACGCCCAGGTTCTTCCAATGGAAGATATTAATTTACATTTTACCGGCGATATTCATGCAGTTGGCTCGGCTCATAATCTTTTATGCGCAGTATTAGATAACCACATCCATTTTGGTAATAAATTACAGATTGATGAAAGAGAAATTGTGTTTAAGCGAACAATGGATATGAATGACCGGAGTTTAAGAAATATTGTCGTCGGTTTAGGTGGTAAGACTAACGGGCCAGCCAGAGAAGACGGTTTTATCATTACCGCAGCAAGCGAAATAATGGCAATTTTGGGTTTATCCAGTTCTCTTAGTGAATTAAAACAGAGACTGTGTCGAATTTTAGTGGCTTTTGATATAAATAATAATCCAGTGACTGCGGGTAATTTAGGAGTTTGTGGTTCGATGGCAGTATTACTTAAGGATGCCTTAAAGCCGAATTTAGTCCAAACCATTGAACATACGCCAGCATTTATTCACACCGGACCATTTGCCAATATTGCTCATGGCACAAGTAGTGTGATTGCAACTAAAATGGCGTTAAAACTTGCTGAGTATGTTGTAATTGAAGCCGGGTTTGGTTCTGATTTAGGAGCAGAAAAATTTATTGATATTGTGTCACGGGTTGCCGGTTTTAAGGTTGATGTAGCAGTAATTGTGGCAACAATCAGAGCATTGAAATTACACGGTGGAGCAAATGAAAAAGACTTAAAATCAGGCACAATCGAACATCTCCAAAAAGGATTTTCCAATCTGGCAAAACATATTGAGAATGTAAGAAAATTGGGAATGTCTTCCGTAGTTGCCTTAAACATATTTTCTGGTGATACTAAAGATGAGATTGAAAATGTAAAAGCATTTTGTGCTCAAAATAAAGTTCCTTGCGTAGAAGTTTATAGTTTCCATACAGGTGGTAAAGGTGCAATCGAATTGGCCGAGACGATAATCAAGACCGTTGAGCAAAATCCATCAAATCCCCAGCCAATATATGAATTAGAAGATTCAATTGAGACTAAAATCGAAAAAGTCGCGACTGAGATTTATGGCGCTAATCGGGTTGTCTATACACCAAAAGCAGAAAAAGATATTGCTCGGATTATAAAATTAGGGTATGAAAAATTGCCAATCTGTATTGCCAAAACTAACCGCTCCTTGAGTGATGACCCAACTCTTTATGGCCGACCAGAAAACTTTAAGATTACAATTACAGATATTAATATTTCTGCTGGCGCAGGATTTCTTGTGCCCTTAGCCGGTGATATTACCTTAATGCCAGGTCTTGCCAAAACTCCTAATGCAATGAAGATTGATATTGACGAAAATGGTAGAATAGTCGGCTTATCATAA
- a CDS encoding heavy metal translocating P-type ATPase, with product MTYKDPVCGMEVSESDEAGRFDYQGITYHFCSISCLEKFKAEPEKYLAFPKFFIPVPEEMKKRDKNETITIPIKGMTCAGCVLTIENALKKLPGVNKVAVNLAGENATIEFDKNRTSINKIKETIRTVGYDVIEEKEIEGDSQKLWQKAKFRLIIVWIITIPLVVLMLLHMVFNIHIFYIEHIMLILGGLAVFVPGFNTLKSGISSIRHGSASMDVLIGIGTITALVSGVLKIFNLQIENYAGIAGMIMAIHLTGRYIEARSKGKASQAIKRLLQLGAKTVRTIVNNQEQEIPIEQLKVNDIMVVRPGEKIPTDGEVIWGTSSVDESMVTGESLPVKKKVGDSVIGATINQNGLLHIRATKVGKDTFLAQIIKLVEECQNSKVPIQEFADKVTARFVPIIIVIAITTFFIWLFLAPYLRNILFWANDILPWVNPYLSSISLAIFAGVAVLVIACPCALGLATPTALMVGSGIGAEKGILFRSGKAIQMLQQVKAVVFDKTGTITKGKPEVTDIITDDAVNENELLAYAGSLELGSEHPLALAVIEKAKSKSITISTPNKFNAISGKGIIGMVNNRKIIVGNKIFFDELHINYSPINNKITELEDEGKTVILIAIDQRLAGLMAIADTLKDDSKSALEELKKMRLNLIMLTGDNERTAKAISQKVGIERIVANVLPEDKQKAVAELQKEYGIVAMVGDGINDAPALTQADVGIALGTGTDIAIEASDVTLVRGSLYGVVTAIKLSRATFRKIKQNLFWAFFYNTIAIPLAILGLLHPIIAETAMALSSINVVTNSLRLRREVKHRI from the coding sequence ATGACATATAAAGACCCGGTCTGCGGGATGGAGGTTAGTGAATCAGACGAAGCCGGTAGATTTGACTATCAAGGCATAACCTATCATTTCTGCAGTATATCCTGTTTAGAAAAATTCAAAGCCGAGCCAGAAAAATATCTTGCTTTCCCGAAATTTTTTATCCCTGTTCCTGAAGAAATGAAAAAGCGCGACAAAAATGAAACAATAACGATTCCAATAAAAGGTATGACTTGCGCTGGTTGTGTTTTAACCATTGAAAATGCATTAAAGAAACTACCTGGAGTTAATAAGGTTGCAGTAAATTTAGCAGGAGAGAATGCCACAATTGAGTTTGATAAAAACCGCACAAGTATTAATAAAATCAAAGAGACAATCAGAACAGTTGGCTATGATGTTATAGAAGAGAAAGAGATTGAAGGTGATTCACAAAAACTGTGGCAGAAAGCAAAATTTAGATTGATTATTGTCTGGATAATTACAATTCCACTTGTCGTTTTAATGCTGTTGCATATGGTATTTAATATTCATATTTTTTATATTGAACACATTATGCTAATTCTTGGTGGTTTAGCAGTTTTTGTTCCTGGATTTAATACATTAAAATCGGGTATCAGTTCTATTAGGCACGGTTCAGCATCAATGGATGTTTTGATTGGAATCGGCACAATCACTGCTTTAGTTAGCGGTGTTTTGAAAATCTTTAATCTTCAAATTGAAAATTATGCTGGTATTGCTGGAATGATAATGGCAATCCATCTTACCGGTCGGTATATCGAAGCCAGGTCTAAGGGCAAAGCATCTCAGGCAATTAAACGATTACTACAACTCGGCGCAAAAACCGTTAGAACTATAGTAAATAATCAAGAACAAGAAATCCCAATTGAACAATTGAAAGTAAATGATATAATGGTGGTGCGTCCCGGAGAAAAAATTCCGACTGATGGTGAAGTAATTTGGGGTACATCCAGTGTTGATGAATCAATGGTAACCGGTGAATCTTTACCAGTTAAGAAAAAAGTCGGCGATTCAGTTATTGGTGCAACAATTAATCAGAACGGATTACTCCATATCAGAGCAACAAAAGTGGGTAAAGATACCTTTTTAGCCCAGATAATAAAGTTAGTGGAAGAATGTCAAAATTCAAAAGTGCCAATTCAAGAATTTGCAGACAAAGTCACTGCACGATTCGTACCAATAATTATAGTAATTGCAATTACAACATTTTTCATCTGGTTGTTTTTGGCACCTTATTTAAGAAATATTCTATTCTGGGCAAATGATATTTTACCTTGGGTCAATCCATATTTATCTTCGATTTCCTTAGCAATATTTGCGGGCGTTGCAGTCTTAGTTATTGCCTGTCCTTGTGCTTTGGGTTTAGCAACACCGACTGCTTTAATGGTCGGTTCAGGTATTGGAGCAGAAAAAGGGATTTTGTTTAGGTCCGGCAAAGCGATTCAAATGCTTCAGCAAGTAAAAGCAGTAGTGTTCGATAAGACAGGCACAATCACTAAAGGCAAACCAGAAGTTACTGATATTATTACGGATGATGCTGTGAATGAAAATGAATTGTTAGCATATGCGGGAAGTTTGGAATTAGGTTCAGAACATCCACTGGCTTTAGCCGTTATCGAGAAAGCAAAATCAAAAAGTATAACTATCAGTACGCCGAATAAATTTAACGCCATTTCAGGAAAAGGCATTATCGGTATGGTCAATAATAGAAAAATTATCGTTGGCAATAAGATATTTTTTGATGAGTTGCATATCAATTATTCTCCAATAAATAATAAGATAACTGAATTAGAAGATGAAGGTAAGACCGTGATATTAATTGCAATTGACCAAAGATTAGCCGGATTAATGGCAATTGCTGATACTTTGAAAGATGACTCGAAATCGGCATTAGAAGAATTAAAGAAAATGAGATTAAATCTTATTATGCTTACCGGTGATAATGAACGAACTGCAAAAGCAATTAGTCAGAAAGTCGGTATTGAAAGGATTGTTGCCAATGTTCTGCCTGAAGATAAACAGAAAGCAGTTGCCGAGCTTCAAAAAGAATACGGAATTGTTGCAATGGTTGGTGATGGTATAAATGATGCGCCAGCATTGACTCAAGCCGATGTTGGTATTGCCCTCGGAACCGGCACAGATATTGCAATTGAGGCATCAGATGTTACCTTGGTCAGGGGAAGTCTTTATGGTGTTGTGACCGCAATTAAACTTTCCCGAGCAACTTTTCGTAAAATTAAACAGAATCTATTCTGGGCATTCTTTTATAATACAATCGCGATTCCATTGGCAATTCTGGGATTACTACATCCGATTATTGCCGAAACCGCCATGGCATTAAGTTCAATAAATGTAGTGACTAATTCATTAAGATTAAGAAGAGAAGTAAAGCATAGGATATGA
- a CDS encoding desulfoferrodoxin yields the protein MTALYQIYKCKICGNIVEVLHTGGGTLVCCGEPMELLQEKTADVGMEKHVPVIEKTATGVKVKIGSIPHPMEEKHYIEWIQIIADGKSYRKFLKPGDIPEAEFNIQAENITAREYCNIHGLWKK from the coding sequence ATGACAGCATTATACCAAATTTATAAATGTAAAATATGTGGTAATATTGTCGAAGTCCTACATACTGGTGGTGGCACTTTGGTCTGTTGCGGTGAGCCAATGGAACTTCTGCAAGAAAAGACCGCAGATGTTGGTATGGAAAAACATGTGCCAGTAATTGAAAAGACTGCAACTGGTGTAAAAGTCAAAATTGGTTCCATACCACATCCCATGGAAGAGAAACACTATATTGAATGGATTCAAATCATTGCGGATGGAAAAAGTTATCGAAAGTTCTTAAAACCAGGTGATATACCAGAAGCGGAGTTTAATATCCAAGCAGAAAACATCACGGCACGCGAATACTGTAATATTCACGGACTCTGGAAAAAATAA
- a CDS encoding peroxiredoxin, with translation MNNIEKRNMPLLGDNFPEMKVQTTHGEMELPKAFAGKWFVLFSHPADFTPVCTTEFVAFQKRYNKFKALNCELIGLSVDQVFSHIKWEEWIKEKLGVEIEFPIIADTGKVAETLGLIHPGKGTNTVRAVFVVDDKGKIRIILYYPQELGRNMDEILRAVEAMQISDKYGVAMPANWPNNEIMNDHVIIPPARDVKTAQERLAKAKAGEFECIDWWLCHKKLPK, from the coding sequence ATGAATAATATTGAAAAGAGAAATATGCCGCTTTTAGGCGATAATTTTCCAGAAATGAAAGTGCAGACAACTCACGGTGAGATGGAATTACCCAAAGCGTTTGCTGGGAAATGGTTTGTTTTATTTAGTCATCCGGCAGATTTTACTCCAGTATGCACTACTGAGTTTGTCGCATTTCAGAAAAGATATAATAAATTTAAGGCGTTGAACTGCGAACTCATAGGTTTGAGTGTTGACCAAGTCTTTTCTCATATTAAATGGGAGGAATGGATTAAAGAGAAATTGGGCGTAGAGATTGAATTTCCGATTATTGCGGATACGGGTAAAGTTGCCGAAACGCTTGGTCTAATTCATCCCGGCAAAGGAACCAATACGGTTCGTGCTGTATTTGTTGTTGACGATAAAGGTAAAATTCGAATTATCTTATATTATCCCCAAGAACTGGGTAGAAATATGGACGAAATCTTACGGGCTGTAGAAGCAATGCAGATTTCGGATAAATACGGTGTCGCAATGCCCGCAAACTGGCCGAATAATGAGATTATGAATGACCATGTAATTATTCCGCCAGCAAGAGATGTTAAGACTGCTCAAGAAAGATTGGCTAAAGCCAAAGCCGGTGAATTTGAATGTATTGACTGGTGGCTCTGCCATAAGAAGTTGCCCAAATAA
- a CDS encoding nitroreductase family protein encodes MDVKDAIDKRRAYRSLDPVEITQELIEDLAKSAQLAPSCFNNQPWRFVFVYDKDMLEKMKTTLSKGNEWAYDASMMIAVFSKKEFDCIIHDREYYLFGCGMAVGFLMLRATELGLVAHPIAGYSPKKVKEVLGIPEEMNVITLIMVGKHSAVIKPVLSEKQVKDEKERPPRYALEKFVYHNKYTETK; translated from the coding sequence ATGGATGTAAAAGATGCTATTGATAAGCGTCGAGCATATCGGTCTTTAGACCCAGTAGAAATTACTCAAGAACTGATTGAAGATTTAGCAAAGTCAGCACAATTGGCACCATCCTGTTTTAATAATCAACCCTGGCGATTTGTCTTTGTTTATGATAAGGATATGTTGGAAAAGATGAAGACAACGTTATCTAAAGGCAATGAATGGGCATATGATGCTTCAATGATGATTGCGGTTTTCAGTAAAAAAGAATTTGACTGTATAATTCACGACCGAGAATATTATCTTTTTGGTTGCGGAATGGCAGTAGGTTTTTTAATGTTAAGAGCAACTGAACTTGGATTGGTTGCACACCCAATTGCCGGTTATAGCCCGAAAAAAGTTAAAGAAGTGCTTGGAATTCCCGAAGAGATGAATGTGATAACGCTAATTATGGTCGGTAAACATTCAGCAGTAATAAAACCAGTGTTATCAGAAAAACAAGTTAAAGATGAGAAAGAGCGTCCGCCAAGATATGCCTTAGAAAAATTTGTTTATCACAATAAGTATACTGAAACAAAATAA
- a CDS encoding PKD domain-containing protein, which produces MRRYWLNILLGILILIISCKRNKAPNTPATPSGPSIGYQYGEYSFSTRTTDPNGDDIAYQFYWDDGDSSNWSDFIPSGDSIIMTNSWASAKSYTIKVRAKDTKEKVSSWSNGHQITIRPNALPNIPSVPSGPLSARIGTICNFSTSTIDSDNDSVAYQFDWGDGTYSNWSNFISSGTICTMSYRWSSEGNYSVRARAKDIKGAITNWSNPHTINISNVLIWSRTFGLDDDDIGFSVQPTSDGGYIIVGATATYGSSDVWLIKTDSMGIEQWNRIFGGTSDDYGYSVQQTADRGYIITGTTESFGAGGADIWLIKTDSLGNEQWRKTFGGTSDDYGASVQQTPDGGYILTGSITTGGANGTDVLLIKTNSTGNMQWNKNFHKNEEDYGMEVKRTADNGYIIVGWTYFVDNDNIDVWLIKTDVSGNMQWNKTFDKADEDYGYSVQQTTDGGYIITGYTYSYDLENIDFWLIKTTSSGSRQWDKTFNKTDEDYGYSVQQTSDGGYIITGFTNSADANVWLIKTNSTGIMQWEKIIGGTDDDFGYSVRQSPDGGYIITGATDSYGAGYLDVLLIKTDRAGNFVLPSALTKPTQSSSSKRLSIPQHILKQTKPSLKKD; this is translated from the coding sequence ATGAGACGATATTGGTTAAATATTCTATTAGGTATATTAATTCTAATCATTTCTTGCAAACGAAATAAAGCACCAAATACGCCCGCAACACCTTCTGGACCTTCAATTGGGTATCAGTATGGAGAATATAGTTTTTCTACCAGAACGACTGACCCCAATGGTGATGATATTGCATATCAATTTTATTGGGATGACGGTGATAGTTCAAATTGGAGTGATTTTATACCAAGTGGTGATTCAATAATTATGACAAATTCCTGGGCATCGGCAAAATCTTATACCATAAAAGTTCGGGCAAAGGATACAAAAGAAAAAGTTTCGTCTTGGTCAAACGGGCATCAGATTACAATTCGCCCAAACGCATTGCCCAATATTCCTTCAGTGCCAAGTGGCCCTTTATCCGCTAGAATTGGCACAATTTGTAATTTTAGCACTTCAACTATTGATTCAGATAATGATAGTGTTGCTTATCAATTTGATTGGGGAGATGGCACATATTCAAATTGGTCTAATTTTATTAGCAGTGGCACAATCTGTACTATGTCTTATAGGTGGTCGTCTGAAGGAAATTATTCAGTTAGAGCCAGAGCCAAAGATATTAAAGGTGCAATTACAAATTGGTCAAATCCTCACACAATTAATATTTCTAATGTGCTAATTTGGAGCAGAACTTTTGGGTTGGATGATGACGATATTGGATTTTCGGTGCAACCAACATCTGATGGTGGATATATTATTGTTGGTGCCACTGCAACATATGGTAGTTCTGATGTTTGGTTGATTAAGACCGATTCAATGGGTATTGAACAATGGAATAGAATATTCGGCGGGACTAGCGACGATTACGGTTATTCGGTGCAACAGACTGCAGACCGAGGCTATATCATAACAGGCACAACTGAATCTTTTGGTGCTGGCGGTGCTGATATTTGGCTTATCAAGACCGATTCTTTAGGTAATGAACAATGGCGAAAAACTTTCGGCGGAACTAGTGATGATTATGGTGCGTCAGTTCAGCAGACACCAGATGGTGGATATATTTTGACCGGAAGTATCACAACAGGTGGCGCAAATGGAACTGATGTTTTGCTAATTAAGACTAATTCAACCGGCAATATGCAATGGAACAAAAATTTTCATAAAAATGAAGAAGATTATGGTATGGAAGTAAAGCGAACGGCTGACAATGGATATATCATCGTTGGTTGGACTTATTTCGTGGATAATGATAATATCGATGTCTGGTTAATTAAGACCGATGTCAGTGGCAATATGCAATGGAATAAAACTTTTGATAAAGCAGACGAAGATTATGGTTATTCGGTGCAACAGACCACTGATGGCGGTTACATCATAACTGGTTATACATATTCTTACGATTTAGAGAATATCGATTTTTGGTTAATAAAAACGACTTCGTCCGGCAGTCGGCAATGGGATAAGACATTTAATAAGACCGATGAGGATTATGGTTATTCAGTACAGCAAACCAGTGACGGTGGCTATATTATTACTGGTTTCACTAATTCTGCTGATGCGAATGTCTGGTTAATCAAGACCAATTCAACTGGCATAATGCAATGGGAGAAAATTATTGGTGGAACTGATGATGATTTTGGTTATTCAGTTCGACAGAGTCCAGATGGTGGCTATATTATAACAGGAGCGACTGATTCTTATGGTGCAGGTTATTTAGATGTTTTGCTAATCAAAACTGACCGAGCCGGTAATTTTGTTTTGCCATCTGCTTTGACAAAACCAACCCAATCTTCATCTTCAAAAAGACTCTCTATTCCTCAGCATATCCTGAAACAAACAAAACCGAGTCTTAAAAAGGATTAA